A window of the Hordeum vulgare subsp. vulgare chromosome 5H, MorexV3_pseudomolecules_assembly, whole genome shotgun sequence genome harbors these coding sequences:
- the LOC123399379 gene encoding disease resistance protein Pik-2-like translates to MELVVGASEATMKSLLGKLGGLLAHEYTLIRGVNGDLQYINDELATMQSFLRELATSGYGNDDGHGPLMKDWMKQIRDITYDIEDTIDDSSHSLHGLRTTICCYFLVNYVYEVLTWWPRRNVASRIAILKERAQQISERRNRYGVNNPDRDGNKNTGGSSKASRFEAADNQDARLQLVTMKEPVGVEMHMRKLDKWVTYIVGFGGVGKTAIATAMYKNFGDEYDYCAMVTVSQSSDLEAILMSIKSQVKPETSNQEQHGGSKESRVAQALKNVRHRVNQGTSAVLAKCYCAGTSEGTGERSSKLDRLKKELEEHFRDKSFLVVIDDVWSATMLDKIINELPNHNANKDNRIIVTTRFHAVATTRRGGADIRKVKGLGDEESKKLFRQAFLESTTSKIEEGSEDVPFPDEVWKVCGGLPLAIVTMGGHVACNPNVSQDTWSKLRSSLFPESGKDHGKDGGKDITQEEVGRIVSYCYNDMSAEIKTCSLYLSIFPKGHKISRKRLTRRWIAEGFVCEKQGLSVEDVADAYFNHLIRRKMIRAVEHSSNGKVKKFVVHDMVLEHIVAKASEENFITVVGGNWLMPPPSSKVRRLSLQGSDSKHAKDAENMNLSHVRSLTMFGNLNNQLPSHSFKFGIVQVLDLEGCTGFKHHHTKEICKMLLLKFLSLRRTDTKELPKKIDKLVNLETLDIRETNVVELPKTICQLERLVNIIGGNKKTRMALKLPEEMSKKKKMKALRILSGIEIVGESMDFHHLTELRKLAIYKLKTIRGRASFDELSSSIEYLGGYSLHTLIIVDESSEFLKSLDALSTPPKFLTALELSGKMVKLPSWINQLNALSKLTLSVTALRKDNLENLSKLEVLFSLTFSFKAEKLDPETLTTLAENKLHSDGEIRIPDGGFKSLKLLRFSAPLLPLMSFSHNAMPELERLELNFKMLEGLFGVENLVKLKIVHLKLDGKGGGDITKQIHDEMKTAVEKNPKKPKIILDLTE, encoded by the exons ATGGAGTTGGTGGTGGGCGCCTCCGAGGCGACGATGAAGTCGCTCCTGGGCAAGCTGGGCGGCCTTCTCGCCCATGAGTACACCTTGATCAGGGGCGTGAACGGCGACCTCCAGTACATCAACGACGAGCTGGCCACCATGCAGTCCTTCCTCCGCGAGCTCGCCACCTCGGGCTACGGCAACGACGACGGTCACGGGCCCCTGATGAAGGACTGGATGAAGCAGATCCGCGACATCACCTACGACATCGAGGACACCATTGACGACTCCTCTCACAGCCTCCATGGCCTACGGACCACCATATGCTGCTACTTCCTCGTCAACTACGTCTACGAGGTCCTCACGTGGTGGCCTCGCCGCAACGTCGCCAGCAGGATCGCCATACTGAAGGAGCGCGCGCAGCAGATCAGCGAGCGGCGCAACAGGTACGGCGTGAACAACCCGGACAGGGACGGCAACAAGAACACCGGCGGTTCCAGCAAGGCCTCTCGATTCGAGGCCGCGGACAACCAGGACGCAAGGCTCCAGCTTGTCACCATGAAGGAGCCAGTCGGAGTGGAGATGCACATGAGGAAGCTCGACAAGTGGGTGACTTACATAGTCGGGTTTGGAGGTGTGGGGAAGACCGCCATCGCCACCGCCATGTACAAGAACTTTGGGGACGAGTATGACTACTGTGCCATGGTCACGGTATCTCAGAGCTCCGACTTGGAGGCCATCCTCATGAGCATCAAGAGTCAAGTCAAACCGGAGACCAGCAATCAGGAACAGCATGGCGGCTCGAAAGAGAGCCGTGTCGCACAAGCCCTCAAGAACGTACGGCATCGCGTCAACCAGGGCACATCGGCTGTCCTGGCCAAGTGCTACTGCGCCGGCACATCCGAGGGAACGGGTGAGAGGTCCAGCAAGCTGGATAGACTCAAGAAAGAGTTAGAGGAGCACTTCCGAGATAAAAG CTTCCTGGTCGTAATTGATGATGTATGGTCTGCAACGATGTTGGACAAGATTATAAATGAACTTCCTAACCATAATGCTAATAAAGATAATAGAATAATAGTTACCACACGGTTTCATGCTGTTGCCACAACGCGAAGAGGAGGAGCCGATATCCGTAAAGTTAAAGGTCTTGGCGATGAAGAATCCAAGAAGTTATTCAGACAAGCTTTCCTTGAGTCCACAACATCCAAGATAGAAGAAG GTAGTGAAGATGTCCCATTTCCAGATGAAGTTTGGAAGGTATGTGGAGGACTACCATTGGCCATAGTTACCATGGGTGGTCATGTCGCGTGCAACCCCAACGTATCACAAGATACATGGTCCAAACTTAGAAGTTCTCTATTCCCAGAATCAGGAAAAGATCAtggtaaagatggtgggaaagacaTCACCCAAGAGGAAGTGGGTAGGATTGTTAGCTATTGCTACAATGACATGTCTGCTGAAATCAAGACATGCTCTTTGTATTTGAGCATATTTCCAAAGGGCCACAAAATCAGTAGGAAGCGACTGACGAGGCGATGGATTGCTGAAGGTTTCGTCTGTGAAAAGCAAGGGCTGAGTGTGGAGGATGTTGCAGATGCATATTTCAATCACCTCATAAGGAGGAAGATGATCCGAGCAGTTGAGCATAGCAGCAATGGAAAGGTTAAGAAATTTGTAGTTCATGACATGGTCCTTGAGCATATTGTTGCTAAGGCAAGTGAAGAGAATTTCATCACTGTGGTTGGTGGTAATTGGCTCATGCCACCTCCTAGCAGCAAGGTCCGTCGATTGTCTCTCCAAGGCAGTGATTCTAAACATGCAAAGGATGCAGAGAATATGAACTTGTCTCATGTTCGGTCATTGACCATGTTTGGGAATTTGAACAACCAGTTACCTTCCCATTCATTCAAGTTTGGAATTGTGCAAGTCTTGGATCTTGAAGGTTGTACAGGTTTCAAACACCACCATACAAAAGAGATATGCAAAATGCTTCTTCTGAAGTTTCTGAGCCTCCGGAGAACTGACACCAAAGAGCTTCCAAAAAAGATTGACAAGCTTGTGAACCTGGAGACCTTGGACATAAGAGAGACAAATGTTGTTGAGTTGCCAAAAACTATATGCCAGCTTGAACGGCTAGTTAACATAATTGGTGGGAATAAAAAAacacggatggcattgaagcttcCGGAAGAGATGagtaagaaaaagaaaatgaaggCCTTGCGCATACTATCAGGTATTGAGATAGTTGGGGAGTCAATGGACTTTCACCATTTGACCGAGCTGAGGAAACTTGCCATCTACAAGCTCAAAACAATCAGAGGTCGTGCAAGTTTTGATGAATTAAGCTCCTCCATCGAGTACCTTGGTGGATATTCTCTACACACACTCATAATTGTTGATGAATCATCTGAGTTCCTAAAATCATTGGATGCTTTGTCTACACCTCCAAAATTCCTGACTGCTCTTGAGTTATCTGGAAAGATGGTTAAGCTCCCTAGCTGGATAAACCAACTCAATGCTCTTAGCAAACTAACCCTGTCAGTGACAGCTCTTCGAAAAGACAACTTGGAGAACCTCAGCAAACTAGAGGTGTTGTTTTCTCTCACCTTTTCATTTAAGGCAGAAAAGCTAGATCCAGAAACATTGACAACTCTTGCTGAAAATAAGTTGCACTCTGACGGGGAGATTAGAATTCCAGATGGGGGATTCAAGAGTCTTAAGCTTCTTCGCTTCTCAGCTCCTCTCTTGCCATTAATGAGCTTTTCACACAATGCAATGCCAGAACTAGAAAGGCTCGAGCTAAACTTCAAAATGCTggagggactttttggtgtagaaAATCTTGTCAAACTCAAAATAGTCCACTTGAAATTAGATGGCAAAGGTGGTGGAGATATTACCAAGCAGATACATGATGAGATGAAGACTGCAGTGGAGAAGAACCCCAAGAAACCGAAGATAATCCTTGATCTAACTGAATGA